From Micromonospora rhizosphaerae, the proteins below share one genomic window:
- a CDS encoding glutamine amidotransferase-related protein, whose protein sequence is MTSSPRLALVGDRLLDAAAQEPVARAVAALGSHVEATWIPTTAVDASLADFDGVWLTGSPYESEPGVVTAAGIARRAGVPLLGTCGGLQLAVTEFAIQVAGLAEEDVLVPLSCSLGGDECVVLATEGSLFERALGAERTRERYHCSYGLNPATVQVLTDHGLRFTGFDDEGVVRVAELPGHPFFLGTLFQPELADGPEPHPIIRAWAAAAEAANRTTKPSR, encoded by the coding sequence ATGACCTCCTCCCCTCGCCTGGCACTGGTCGGAGATCGCCTGCTCGATGCCGCGGCACAGGAGCCGGTCGCCCGTGCCGTCGCCGCGCTGGGCTCGCATGTGGAGGCCACCTGGATCCCGACTACCGCGGTCGACGCGTCGCTGGCGGACTTCGACGGGGTGTGGCTCACCGGGAGTCCTTACGAGAGTGAACCGGGGGTCGTCACCGCCGCGGGCATCGCCCGTCGGGCCGGCGTACCACTCCTGGGCACGTGCGGTGGTCTGCAGTTGGCGGTCACCGAGTTCGCCATCCAGGTGGCCGGCCTGGCCGAGGAGGACGTGCTGGTTCCGCTCTCCTGTTCGTTGGGCGGCGACGAGTGCGTCGTGCTCGCGACCGAGGGCTCGCTGTTCGAGCGGGCGCTGGGTGCCGAGCGGACCAGGGAGCGGTACCACTGCTCCTACGGGCTGAACCCGGCGACCGTGCAGGTGCTGACCGACCACGGCCTGCGGTTCACCGGATTCGACGACGAGGGCGTCGTACGGGTCGCGGAGCTGCCGGGGCACCCGTTCTTCCTCGGCACCCTGTTCCAACCCGAGCTCGCCGACGGCCCCGAGCCGCACCCGATCATCCGGGCGTGGGCAGCTGCCGCCGAGGCAGCGAACCGGACGACGAAACCTTCCCGATAG
- the solA gene encoding N-methyl-L-tryptophan oxidase has protein sequence MAVYDVIVVGLGGMGSSAAYHLAARGQRVLGLERFGPAHDRGSSHGGSRIIRQSYFEDPAYVPLLLRAYELWEKLERDAGREIITLTGGVFVGRPESLTFSGSLRASREWDLPHEILDADELRRRFPTFGPRDDEVALFEAKAGFVRPEATVAAHLELAARHGADLRYGEPVLGWQALPDGGVRVATGEASYTAERIVICPGAWAPELLADLGVPFTVERQIMYWFQPETGVGPFQPERHPIYIHEDGAGTQIYGFPAIDGPHGGAKVAFFRRGGQVCTPETIDRQVHPEEIRDMREHSAELLPALPGRFLRAATCMYTNTPDQHFVIATHPEHPQATVACGFSGHGFKFVPVVGEILADLATSGSTAHPISLFDPRRDFAA, from the coding sequence ATGGCGGTCTATGACGTCATCGTCGTGGGGCTCGGTGGGATGGGTAGCAGCGCCGCCTATCACCTGGCCGCGCGGGGGCAGCGCGTGCTCGGTCTGGAGAGGTTCGGGCCGGCGCACGACCGCGGGTCCAGCCACGGCGGTTCGCGCATCATCCGGCAGTCTTACTTCGAGGACCCCGCATACGTGCCGCTCCTGCTTCGGGCGTACGAGCTGTGGGAGAAGCTGGAACGCGACGCCGGACGGGAGATCATTACGCTCACCGGTGGCGTCTTTGTCGGCCGGCCCGAGAGCCTCACCTTCTCCGGCAGTCTGCGCGCATCGCGCGAGTGGGACCTGCCGCACGAGATCCTCGACGCGGACGAACTGCGCCGCCGCTTCCCGACGTTCGGTCCCCGTGACGACGAGGTAGCGCTCTTCGAGGCCAAGGCGGGCTTCGTTCGCCCCGAGGCGACCGTCGCCGCTCACCTCGAACTCGCCGCCCGGCACGGCGCCGACCTGCGCTACGGCGAGCCGGTACTGGGCTGGCAGGCGCTGCCCGACGGGGGCGTGCGAGTGGCGACCGGGGAGGCTTCCTACACCGCCGAGCGGATCGTGATCTGCCCGGGGGCCTGGGCGCCGGAACTCCTCGCCGACCTCGGTGTGCCGTTCACTGTGGAACGGCAGATCATGTACTGGTTCCAGCCGGAGACAGGGGTGGGCCCGTTCCAGCCCGAGCGGCATCCCATCTACATCCACGAGGACGGCGCCGGCACGCAGATCTACGGCTTCCCGGCCATCGACGGGCCCCACGGCGGCGCCAAGGTGGCGTTCTTCCGCCGCGGCGGTCAGGTCTGCACCCCCGAGACGATCGATCGGCAGGTGCACCCGGAGGAGATCCGAGACATGCGGGAACATTCGGCGGAACTTTTGCCCGCCCTTCCGGGCCGGTTCCTGCGGGCCGCGACCTGCATGTACACCAACACACCGGACCAGCACTTCGTGATTGCGACGCACCCGGAGCACCCGCAGGCCACCGTCGCCTGCGGATTCTCCGGCCACGGCTTCAAGTTCGTCCCCGTGGTCGGGGAGATCCTCGCCGACCTGGCGACAAGCGGCTCGACCGCACACCCCATCAGCCTGTTCGACCCGCGGCGCGACTTCGCCGCATAG